The following proteins are encoded in a genomic region of Streptomyces sp. SLBN-31:
- a CDS encoding antitoxin encodes MGLLHNLKVRLSPAKDKVSGLAQQHGGKISHGLDKAAKVVDEKTKGKYSDRIRTGTGKAKNAMDRLAHKGGTGTGGGGTVPPDTRTPPSS; translated from the coding sequence ATGGGTCTCCTGCACAACCTGAAGGTCAGGCTCTCCCCGGCAAAAGACAAGGTCTCGGGCCTCGCGCAGCAGCACGGGGGCAAGATCTCGCACGGTCTCGACAAGGCCGCCAAGGTGGTCGACGAGAAGACCAAGGGCAAGTACAGCGACCGGATCCGGACCGGGACCGGCAAGGCCAAGAACGCCATGGACCGACTCGCGCACAAAGGCGGCACGGGCACGGGCGGTGGCGGCACCGTGCCGCCGGACACCCGCACTCCGCCGTCCTCCTGA
- the miaA gene encoding tRNA (adenosine(37)-N6)-dimethylallyltransferase MiaA yields the protein MSTAPPAPRVIAVVGPTAAGKSDLGVFLAQRLGGEVVNADSMQLYRGMDIGTAKLTTEERGGIPHHLLDLWDVTVTASVAEYQRLARARIDALLAAGRWPVLVGGSGLYVRGAVDNLEFPGTDPEVRARLEDELTLRGSGALHARLAAADPEAAQAILPSNGRRIVRALEVIEITGKPFTANLPGHDSVYDTVQIGVNVARPELDERIARRVDRMWDQGLVDEVRALEAQGLREGRTASRALGYQQVLAALAGECTLEEARAETVRATKRFARRQDSWFRRDPRVHWLSGGAADLTELPDLALALVERPVTA from the coding sequence GTGAGCACCGCACCCCCCGCCCCCCGCGTCATCGCCGTCGTCGGACCGACCGCGGCCGGAAAGTCCGATCTGGGCGTCTTCCTCGCCCAGCGCCTGGGAGGCGAGGTCGTCAACGCCGACTCCATGCAGCTCTACCGGGGGATGGACATCGGCACCGCCAAGCTGACGACCGAGGAGCGCGGCGGCATCCCGCACCACCTGCTGGACCTCTGGGACGTGACGGTCACGGCGTCGGTCGCCGAGTACCAGAGGCTCGCCCGCGCGCGCATAGACGCCCTGCTCGCCGCCGGCCGCTGGCCGGTCCTCGTCGGCGGCTCGGGCCTCTACGTCCGCGGCGCCGTCGACAACCTGGAGTTCCCCGGCACCGACCCCGAGGTCAGGGCCCGGCTGGAGGACGAGCTCACCCTGCGCGGCTCCGGCGCGCTGCACGCCCGCCTGGCCGCCGCCGACCCCGAGGCCGCGCAGGCGATCCTGCCGAGCAACGGCCGTCGTATCGTCCGGGCCCTGGAGGTGATCGAGATCACCGGCAAGCCCTTCACCGCCAACCTGCCGGGCCACGACTCGGTCTACGACACCGTTCAGATCGGCGTGAACGTCGCCCGCCCCGAGCTCGACGAGCGCATCGCCCGCCGCGTGGACCGCATGTGGGACCAGGGGCTCGTGGACGAGGTGCGCGCGCTGGAGGCGCAAGGCCTGCGCGAGGGGCGCACGGCTTCCCGCGCGCTGGGCTACCAGCAGGTCCTCGCGGCGCTCGCGGGGGAGTGCACGCTCGAGGAGGCGCGGGCCGAGACGGTACGTGCCACCAAGCGCTTCGCGCGCCGCCAGGATTCGTGGTTCAGGCGCGATCCGCGGGTGCACTGGTTGAGTGGGGGTGCGGCGGATCTCACAGAACTTCCGGACCTCGCGCTGGCGTTGGTCGAACGACCGGTCACAGCCTGA
- the dapF gene encoding diaminopimelate epimerase: MSTRTRIAFLKGHGTENDFVIVPDPENTLDLPPAAVAALCDRRAGIGGDGLLHVVRSAAHPEARDMAAEAEWFMDYRNGDGSIAEMCGNGVRVFARYLQRAGHAAEGDLTVATRGGVKTVHIAKDGAVTVGMGRARFPEGDVTVVVGERSWPARNVNMGNPHAVAFVEDLAHAGSLYSPPPFSPASAYPDGVNVEFVVDRGPGHVALRVHERGAGETRSCGTGACAVAVAAARRDGVDPAVTGTPVTYTVDVPGGTLVITERPDGEIEMTGPAVIVAEGEIESDWLETFTS; encoded by the coding sequence ATGAGCACGCGCACGCGGATCGCCTTCCTCAAGGGTCACGGCACGGAGAACGACTTCGTGATCGTCCCGGACCCCGAGAACACCCTCGACCTGCCCCCGGCCGCCGTCGCCGCCCTGTGCGACCGCCGCGCGGGCATCGGCGGTGACGGCCTGCTGCACGTGGTGCGCTCCGCCGCGCACCCCGAGGCGAGGGACATGGCGGCCGAGGCGGAGTGGTTCATGGACTACCGCAACGGCGACGGCTCGATCGCGGAGATGTGCGGCAACGGCGTGCGCGTGTTCGCGCGCTACCTGCAGCGCGCCGGCCACGCCGCCGAGGGCGACCTGACGGTGGCCACGCGGGGCGGCGTGAAGACCGTGCACATCGCCAAGGACGGTGCCGTCACGGTCGGCATGGGCAGGGCGCGGTTCCCCGAAGGGGACGTCACCGTCGTTGTGGGCGAGCGCAGTTGGCCCGCGCGGAACGTGAACATGGGCAACCCGCACGCGGTCGCGTTCGTCGAGGACCTCGCGCACGCGGGCAGCCTGTACTCGCCGCCGCCGTTCAGCCCGGCCTCCGCCTACCCGGACGGGGTGAACGTCGAGTTCGTGGTCGACCGCGGCCCCGGCCACGTCGCCCTGCGCGTGCACGAGCGCGGCGCCGGCGAGACCCGCTCGTGCGGTACGGGCGCGTGCGCCGTCGCCGTGGCGGCCGCCCGCCGGGACGGCGTCGACCCGGCGGTCACCGGGACGCCGGTGACGTACACCGTCGACGTGCCCGGCGGGACGCTCGTGATCACCGAACGGCCCGACGGTGAGATCGAGATGACCGGCCCGGCGGTGATCGTGGCGGAAGGCGAGATCGAATCCGACTGGCTGGAAACGTTCACCTCTTGA
- a CDS encoding bifunctional (p)ppGpp synthetase/guanosine-3',5'-bis(diphosphate) 3'-pyrophosphohydrolase, which produces MSAEATNPATPGSVAGPAARWRARIDLRRLGRAALLGPAARDRLPDAIGHVVDAHRAHHPSADIEPLRRAYVLAESSHRGQMRKSGEPYITHPLAVTLILAELGAETTTLTASLLHDTVEDTDVTLVQVGEQFGEEVRYLVDGVTKLEKVDYGAAAEPETFRKMLVATGSDVRVMSIKLADRLHNMRTLGVMRPEKQARIAKVTRDVLIPLAERLGVQALKTELEDLVFAILHPEEYEHTRELIVDNAARADDPLAEIADEVRGHLREADIPAEVLIRPRHFVSVHRVARKRGELRGADFGRLLVLVNEDADCYGVLGELHTCMTPVVSEFKDFIAVPKFNLYQSLHTAVARADGQVAEVLIRTHQMHKVAEAGVIALGNPYAPAADDPADGERVDPTKPGWLSRLLDWQEAAPDPDTFWSTLREDLAQDREITVFRPDGGTLGLPEGATCVDAAYAQYGEDAHACIGARVNGRLATLSTVLKDGDAVQLLMGQDPASEPSREWLEHAHTPAARIAIQRWLATHPEADAPEERDRRSSAPRPAPEGTFAPPTADVVVDQPDATARLAGCCTPVPPDEVTGFAVRGGVVTVHRVECAAVARMKSGGRAEVGVRWGNTSECRVTLLAESFGRPHLLADLTEAMALEGAEIVSATIEPPDRQRVKHSYTVTLPDAALLPGLMRAMRNVPGVYDVSRAQPQTPGA; this is translated from the coding sequence ATGAGTGCGGAGGCCACGAATCCTGCGACGCCAGGTTCGGTAGCAGGCCCGGCGGCCCGCTGGCGCGCGCGGATCGATCTGCGCCGCCTCGGCCGTGCCGCCCTGCTCGGCCCCGCCGCCCGGGACCGCCTGCCGGACGCCATCGGCCACGTCGTCGACGCGCACCGCGCCCACCACCCGAGCGCCGACATCGAACCCCTGCGCCGCGCCTACGTCCTGGCCGAGTCCTCGCACCGCGGCCAGATGCGCAAGAGCGGCGAGCCCTACATCACGCACCCCCTCGCGGTGACCCTGATCCTCGCCGAACTCGGCGCGGAGACGACCACCCTGACGGCGTCTCTGCTCCACGACACCGTCGAGGACACCGATGTGACGCTCGTTCAGGTGGGCGAGCAGTTCGGCGAGGAGGTGCGCTATCTCGTCGACGGCGTCACGAAACTGGAGAAGGTCGACTACGGCGCCGCCGCCGAGCCCGAGACCTTCCGCAAGATGCTCGTGGCCACCGGCAGCGACGTCCGCGTGATGTCGATCAAACTCGCCGACCGCCTGCACAACATGCGCACCCTGGGCGTCATGCGCCCCGAGAAACAGGCCCGCATCGCCAAGGTCACCCGGGACGTCCTGATCCCGCTCGCCGAACGGCTCGGGGTCCAGGCGCTCAAGACCGAGCTGGAGGACCTGGTCTTCGCGATCCTCCACCCCGAGGAGTACGAGCACACGCGCGAGTTGATCGTCGACAACGCCGCCCGCGCCGACGACCCCCTCGCCGAGATCGCCGACGAGGTCCGCGGCCATCTGCGCGAGGCCGACATCCCGGCCGAAGTCCTCATCCGTCCACGGCACTTCGTCTCCGTCCACCGCGTAGCCCGCAAACGGGGCGAGCTGCGCGGCGCCGACTTCGGCCGGCTGTTGGTGCTGGTCAACGAGGACGCGGACTGCTACGGGGTCCTCGGCGAGCTGCACACCTGCATGACCCCCGTCGTCTCGGAGTTCAAGGACTTCATCGCCGTACCGAAGTTCAACCTCTACCAGTCGCTGCACACCGCGGTCGCCCGCGCGGACGGGCAGGTCGCCGAAGTCCTCATCCGCACCCACCAGATGCACAAGGTCGCCGAGGCCGGCGTCATCGCGCTCGGCAATCCCTACGCGCCCGCCGCCGACGACCCGGCCGACGGCGAGCGCGTCGACCCCACCAAGCCCGGCTGGCTCTCCCGCCTCCTCGACTGGCAGGAGGCCGCGCCCGACCCCGACACCTTCTGGTCCACGCTCCGCGAGGACCTCGCCCAGGACCGCGAGATCACCGTCTTCCGCCCCGACGGCGGCACCCTGGGCCTGCCCGAGGGCGCGACCTGCGTCGACGCCGCCTACGCGCAGTACGGCGAGGACGCGCACGCCTGCATCGGCGCCCGCGTCAACGGCCGCCTGGCGACCCTCAGCACGGTCCTGAAGGACGGCGACGCCGTCCAGCTCCTAATGGGCCAGGACCCGGCCTCGGAGCCCTCCAGGGAGTGGCTGGAGCACGCCCACACGCCCGCCGCCCGGATCGCCATCCAACGATGGCTGGCGACCCATCCGGAGGCGGACGCGCCCGAGGAGAGAGACCGGCGCTCGTCGGCTCCCCGGCCCGCTCCCGAAGGGACGTTCGCCCCTCCCACCGCGGACGTCGTCGTCGACCAGCCTGACGCCACCGCGCGCCTCGCCGGCTGTTGCACCCCCGTGCCCCCCGACGAGGTGACCGGCTTCGCCGTGCGCGGCGGCGTGGTCACCGTCCACCGCGTGGAGTGCGCCGCGGTGGCGCGCATGAAGAGCGGGGGGCGAGCGGAAGTCGGCGTGCGCTGGGGGAACACCAGTGAATGCAGAGTCACGCTGCTCGCCGAATCGTTCGGCCGCCCGCATCTCCTCGCCGACCTCACCGAGGCCATGGCCCTGGAGGGCGCCGAGATCGTGTCCGCGACCATCGAGCCGCCGGACCGGCAGCGGGTGAAGCACTCGTACACCGTGACGCTCCCGGACGCGGCGCTCCTGCCGGGCCTGATGCGGGCGATGCGCAACGTACCCGGCGTGTACGACGTGAGCCGGGCGCAGCCGCAGACACCGGGCGCCTGA
- a CDS encoding M1 family metallopeptidase encodes MLLTPRGRRLKVTALLASAVSVCLLAASAPPAPLGVGDRLFPYLGNPGYDVASYDLSFTYPGSNDKPLRAVTTIDAWTTRDLDRLNLDFAHGKVESVEVDGDPADFATAGEDLVVTPEDPLQEGSWTRITVRHTSDPTAPGGEDGGWVRTADGLAMANQADAAHLVFPCNDHPSDKAMFTIRITAPDGYTAVANGVPAGVDRVGRKTTWTYRTQHPMATELAQVSIGRSTVLRRQAPHGLPVRDVVPTKDVKALEPWLAKTPDQIAWMESKVGPYPFETYGLLMAEASTGFELETQTLSLFEKELFTEPAYPKWYIESIMVHELSHQWFGDSVSPRTWSDLWLNEGHATWYEELYAQETAQRPMETRMKAAYGASDRWRAAGGPPGAPKAPAPGQKISIFRPNVYDGAALVLYALRQEIGKPAFERLERDWVRLHRDGTAGTADFEHLASRVSGRDLGAFFQAWLYGDKTPPMPGHPDWKSTPPAKAAPRK; translated from the coding sequence ATGCTCCTCACCCCCCGCGGGCGTCGCCTGAAGGTGACCGCGCTCCTCGCCTCCGCCGTCTCGGTCTGCCTCCTCGCCGCGAGCGCCCCGCCGGCCCCCCTGGGCGTCGGCGACCGCCTCTTCCCGTACCTGGGCAACCCCGGGTACGACGTGGCGTCGTACGACCTCTCCTTCACGTATCCCGGCTCCAACGACAAGCCGCTGCGGGCCGTCACGACGATCGACGCCTGGACGACCCGGGACCTGGACCGGCTCAACCTCGACTTCGCGCACGGCAAGGTCGAGTCGGTCGAGGTCGACGGGGACCCCGCCGACTTCGCCACCGCAGGCGAGGACCTCGTCGTCACGCCCGAGGACCCGCTGCAGGAGGGCAGCTGGACCCGCATCACCGTCCGGCACACCAGCGACCCCACGGCCCCCGGCGGCGAGGACGGCGGCTGGGTGCGCACCGCGGACGGCCTCGCCATGGCCAACCAGGCCGACGCGGCGCACCTGGTCTTCCCGTGCAACGACCACCCCTCCGACAAGGCGATGTTCACCATCCGGATCACCGCCCCCGACGGCTACACCGCCGTCGCCAACGGAGTGCCGGCCGGCGTGGACCGCGTCGGCAGGAAGACCACCTGGACCTACCGCACCCAGCACCCCATGGCCACCGAACTCGCCCAGGTCTCCATCGGCCGTTCCACCGTGCTGCGCCGCCAGGCCCCGCACGGCCTGCCGGTGCGCGACGTCGTGCCCACCAAGGACGTCAAGGCCCTCGAACCCTGGCTCGCGAAGACCCCCGACCAGATCGCCTGGATGGAGAGCAAGGTCGGCCCGTACCCCTTCGAGACGTACGGCCTGCTCATGGCCGAGGCCTCCACCGGCTTCGAACTCGAGACCCAGACGCTCTCCCTCTTCGAGAAGGAGCTGTTCACCGAGCCCGCCTACCCCAAGTGGTACATCGAGTCGATCATGGTGCACGAGCTGTCCCACCAGTGGTTCGGCGACAGCGTCAGCCCCCGCACCTGGTCCGACCTGTGGCTCAACGAGGGACACGCCACCTGGTACGAGGAGCTGTACGCGCAGGAGACCGCGCAGCGGCCCATGGAGACGCGCATGAAGGCCGCGTACGGAGCATCCGACCGCTGGCGCGCCGCCGGAGGGCCCCCGGGCGCCCCCAAGGCGCCCGCGCCCGGCCAGAAGATCAGCATCTTCCGTCCCAACGTCTACGACGGCGCCGCGCTCGTCCTGTACGCCCTGCGCCAGGAGATCGGCAAACCCGCCTTCGAGCGCCTGGAGCGGGACTGGGTGCGCCTGCACCGCGACGGCACGGCCGGCACCGCCGACTTCGAGCACCTCGCCTCCCGGGTCTCCGGCCGCGACCTCGGCGCCTTCTTCCAGGCCTGGCTGTACGGCGACAAGACCCCGCCGATGCCGGGCCACCCGGACTGGAAGTCCACCCCGCCCGCCAAGGCCGCGCCCCGGAAATAA
- the hflX gene encoding GTPase HflX, with product MTSSSSPSQDTQRFAHSYAEGLRADALMEEDVAWSHEIDGERDGDQFDRSERAALRRVAGLSTELEDVTEVEYRQLRLERVVLVGVWTSGTAQDADNSLAELAALAETAGALVLDGVIQRRNEPDAATYIGSGKAVELRDIVLETGADTVICDGELSPGQLIHLEDVVKVKVIDRTALILDIFAQHAKSREGKAQVALAQMQYMLPRLRGWGQSLSRQMGGGKGGGLATRGPGETKIETDRRRIREKMAKMRREIADMKTGREIKRQERKRNKVPSVAIAGYTNAGKSSLLNRLTGAGVLVENALFATLDPTVRRAETPSGRLYTLADTVGFVRHLPHHLVEAFRSTMEEVGESDLILHVVDGSHPNPEEQLAAVREVIRDVGAIDVPEIVVINKADAADPLTLQRLMRIEKRSIAVSARTGQGIQELLALIDNELPRPSVEIEALVPYTHGKLVARAHDEGEVISAEHTPEGTLLKARVHEELAADLQPYVPVPTV from the coding sequence ATGACCTCCTCTTCATCCCCTTCCCAGGACACGCAGCGATTCGCGCACTCGTACGCCGAAGGTCTTCGGGCCGATGCCCTGATGGAAGAGGACGTCGCCTGGAGCCACGAGATCGACGGAGAACGGGACGGCGACCAGTTCGACCGCTCCGAGCGCGCGGCCCTGCGCCGCGTGGCCGGCCTCTCCACCGAGCTCGAGGACGTCACCGAGGTCGAGTACCGCCAGCTCCGCCTGGAGCGGGTCGTCCTCGTCGGCGTCTGGACCTCGGGGACCGCACAGGACGCGGACAACTCCCTCGCGGAGCTCGCCGCCCTCGCGGAGACCGCCGGCGCGCTCGTGCTCGACGGCGTGATCCAGCGCCGCAATGAGCCCGACGCGGCGACCTACATCGGTTCCGGCAAGGCCGTCGAGCTGCGGGACATCGTCCTGGAGACCGGCGCCGACACCGTCATCTGCGACGGTGAGCTCAGCCCGGGCCAGCTCATCCACCTGGAAGACGTCGTCAAGGTCAAGGTCATCGACCGTACGGCCCTGATCCTCGACATCTTCGCCCAGCACGCCAAGTCCCGCGAGGGCAAGGCGCAGGTCGCGCTCGCGCAGATGCAGTACATGCTGCCCAGGCTGCGCGGCTGGGGTCAGTCGCTGTCCCGTCAGATGGGCGGCGGCAAGGGCGGCGGTCTCGCCACCCGTGGTCCCGGTGAGACCAAGATCGAGACCGACCGGCGGCGGATCCGCGAGAAGATGGCGAAGATGCGCCGGGAGATCGCGGACATGAAGACCGGCCGCGAGATCAAGCGCCAGGAGCGCAAGCGCAACAAGGTGCCCTCGGTCGCCATCGCGGGCTACACGAACGCGGGCAAGTCCTCGCTGCTCAACCGCCTGACCGGCGCCGGTGTCCTGGTCGAGAACGCCCTGTTCGCGACCCTGGACCCGACCGTCCGCCGGGCGGAGACCCCGAGCGGCCGCCTGTACACGCTGGCGGACACCGTCGGATTCGTCCGGCACCTGCCGCACCACCTGGTCGAGGCGTTCCGCTCCACCATGGAGGAGGTCGGCGAGTCCGACCTGATCCTGCACGTGGTGGACGGCTCGCACCCGAACCCGGAGGAGCAGCTGGCCGCCGTGCGCGAGGTGATCAGGGACGTCGGCGCCATCGACGTACCCGAGATCGTCGTGATCAACAAGGCGGACGCGGCCGACCCGCTGACCCTGCAGCGGCTCATGCGGATCGAGAAGCGTTCGATCGCCGTCTCGGCCCGCACCGGCCAGGGCATCCAGGAACTGCTGGCGCTCATCGACAACGAGCTGCCCCGGCCGTCCGTGGAGATCGAGGCCCTGGTGCCGTACACCCACGGCAAGCTGGTCGCCCGTGCCCACGACGAGGGTGAGGTGATCTCCGCGGAGCACACCCCGGAGGGCACCCTGCTCAAGGCGCGGGTGCACGAGGAGCTGGCCGCGGACCTGCAGCCGTACGTGCCGGTTCCCACGGTCTGA
- a CDS encoding serine protease, translating to MRSIRPSFRTRRDGGARRGTTRVLTAVALASALALTATACDSGDDKADGQASATDTGSGDGKIKIPDDIRNKLKEHGIDIDKWKNGDWKNWNKDDWLREADEFINPIIKGLWDADRMRRANDPEKSVDSNDLSGDQGVTDPTPAPVNAKAVAPRYHSNAATAGKVFFDSPEGTMVCSATVVEDPAHPGKSNMIWTAGHCVHAGKKGGWYRNIAFVPSYNDAGRTAAQLRNATRDQAAPYGVWWADWVKTSQQWIDQGGETGGDGASYDYAVLHVTPEKGGTGKSLEETVGSALPVNFDAPAVPKVSSITATGYPAAAPFDGQLLYQCTDRPGRLSLNASDPTMYRIGCTMTGGSSGGGWVETGSDGRPALVSNTSIGPVSSGWLAGPRLGDVAKGVYDSVSRKFAGR from the coding sequence ATGCGATCCATTCGGCCGTCGTTCCGCACCCGGCGAGACGGGGGTGCGCGTCGCGGAACTACCCGCGTTCTCACCGCCGTCGCTCTCGCCTCGGCGCTGGCGCTCACCGCCACCGCCTGCGACTCCGGTGACGACAAGGCGGACGGCCAGGCCTCCGCGACCGACACCGGGAGCGGCGACGGCAAGATCAAGATCCCGGACGACATCAGGAACAAGCTCAAAGAGCACGGGATAGACATCGACAAGTGGAAGAACGGCGACTGGAAGAACTGGAACAAGGACGACTGGCTGCGCGAGGCCGACGAGTTCATCAACCCGATCATCAAGGGGCTGTGGGACGCGGACCGGATGCGCCGCGCCAACGACCCGGAGAAGAGCGTCGACAGCAACGACCTCTCGGGTGACCAGGGCGTGACCGACCCGACGCCCGCGCCGGTGAACGCGAAGGCCGTGGCGCCCAGGTACCACTCGAACGCGGCGACGGCCGGGAAGGTGTTCTTCGACTCCCCCGAGGGCACGATGGTCTGCTCGGCGACGGTCGTAGAGGACCCGGCCCACCCGGGCAAGTCCAACATGATCTGGACGGCCGGTCACTGCGTGCACGCCGGCAAGAAGGGCGGCTGGTACCGCAACATCGCCTTCGTGCCGTCGTACAACGACGCGGGCAGGACGGCCGCCCAGCTGCGCAACGCCACCCGGGACCAGGCGGCCCCCTACGGCGTGTGGTGGGCCGACTGGGTCAAGACCTCCCAGCAGTGGATCGACCAGGGCGGCGAGACGGGCGGTGACGGCGCCTCGTACGACTACGCCGTCCTCCATGTGACGCCGGAGAAGGGCGGCACCGGCAAGTCGCTGGAGGAGACGGTCGGTTCGGCGCTGCCGGTCAACTTCGACGCCCCGGCGGTGCCGAAGGTCTCCAGCATCACCGCGACCGGTTACCCGGCCGCCGCGCCCTTCGACGGGCAGCTGCTGTACCAGTGCACGGACAGGCCCGGGCGGCTGTCGCTCAACGCCTCGGACCCGACGATGTACCGCATCGGCTGCACCATGACCGGCGGTTCCTCCGGCGGCGGCTGGGTGGAGACGGGCTCGGACGGCAGGCCGGCACTGGTTTCCAACACCTCGATCGGCCCGGTGAGTTCGGGCTGGCTGGCCGGTCCGCGACTGGGCGATGTGGCCAAGGGCGTCTACGACTCGGTGAGCAGGAAGTTCGCCGGTCGGTGA
- a CDS encoding aminotransferase class III-fold pyridoxal phosphate-dependent enzyme: MAESACGTSASEGTAGGRTGAGKPPVPVRAAHPVRPGVLRRPPTREPAARTYARSLPIVPVRARGLTIEGADGRRYLDCLSGAGALALGHNHPVVLEAIRRVLDSGAPLHAPDLETPVRDAFVAELLRTLPPDFAGHARVRFCGPGETDAMETALRLVRAATGRTAVLSLNGSDEGFCGEDMAGVIFQAVEGEGGVVPVPDAWTRRVRRLTAARSVPLIADETQTGVGRTGAFWAVEHSGITPDVMVLSKAVGGSLPLSVVVHRADLGTGEPGTFHGNQLALAAGTATLSHVRENALALRAATLGSSMLGRLRDLARDFACVADVRGRGLMIGVEFVDPEAEGAGQQLAAAVRRECLRRGLIVDLGGRRQSVVRLLPPLTISDEQAAAVLDRLRDAVEAVTRARRRAFVQAGRERR; this comes from the coding sequence GTGGCCGAGTCTGCGTGCGGGACGAGTGCGTCGGAGGGTACGGCCGGGGGCCGGACGGGCGCCGGGAAGCCGCCGGTGCCGGTGCGGGCGGCGCACCCGGTGCGGCCGGGCGTCCTGCGGCGCCCGCCGACGCGCGAGCCGGCTGCGCGCACCTATGCGCGGTCCCTGCCGATCGTGCCCGTCCGCGCCCGGGGGCTGACCATCGAGGGCGCGGACGGCCGCCGTTACCTGGACTGTCTCTCCGGCGCGGGAGCGCTCGCCCTGGGGCACAACCACCCCGTCGTGCTGGAGGCGATCCGTAGGGTCCTGGACTCGGGCGCGCCCCTGCACGCACCCGACCTCGAGACACCGGTGCGGGACGCCTTCGTCGCCGAACTGCTGCGCACCCTGCCGCCGGACTTCGCCGGCCACGCGCGCGTGCGCTTCTGCGGGCCGGGGGAGACGGACGCGATGGAGACCGCACTGCGTCTGGTGCGGGCCGCTACGGGACGTACGGCGGTGCTGTCCCTGAACGGCTCGGACGAGGGCTTCTGCGGGGAGGACATGGCCGGGGTGATCTTCCAAGCCGTCGAGGGGGAGGGCGGTGTCGTCCCGGTCCCCGACGCCTGGACGCGGCGCGTGCGCCGGCTCACCGCCGCCCGTTCCGTCCCGCTGATCGCGGACGAGACCCAGACCGGCGTGGGGCGCACAGGGGCCTTCTGGGCGGTGGAGCACAGCGGCATCACGCCCGACGTGATGGTCCTCTCCAAGGCCGTCGGCGGCAGCCTCCCGCTGTCCGTGGTGGTCCACCGCGCCGACCTCGGCACCGGGGAGCCCGGAACCTTCCACGGCAACCAACTCGCCCTGGCCGCGGGGACGGCCACCCTTTCCCACGTCCGTGAGAACGCCCTCGCCCTGCGCGCGGCCACCCTCGGATCCAGCATGCTCGGACGGCTTCGCGACCTCGCTCGCGACTTCGCCTGCGTCGCGGACGTGCGGGGGCGGGGACTGATGATCGGCGTGGAGTTCGTGGACCCGGAAGCGGAGGGTGCGGGTCAGCAACTGGCGGCCGCCGTACGGCGTGAGTGCCTGCGGCGTGGCCTGATCGTCGACCTGGGCGGCCGTCGGCAAAGCGTCGTACGACTGCTGCCGCCGCTGACGATCAGCGATGAACAGGCGGCCGCCGTACTCGACCGGCTCCGCGACGCGGTGGAGGCAGTGACCCGCGCCCGTCGACGCGCGTTCGTACAGGCAGGTCGAGAACGCAGGTAG